A window from Flavobacterium gyeonganense encodes these proteins:
- a CDS encoding DoxX family protein, whose product MKTTETSKLQNFIRIVLGLFMITAAIGHFTFQRDDFQAQVPNWIPLNKDLVVILSGVVEILLGLSMLFLTNYKAKVGIALAVFYILIFPGNIAQYVNGTPAFGLDTDQARLIRLFFQPVLIFLALWSTGALFDNKKV is encoded by the coding sequence ATGAAAACCACAGAAACATCAAAACTTCAAAATTTCATTAGAATAGTACTCGGATTATTTATGATAACAGCCGCAATAGGTCATTTTACTTTTCAACGAGATGATTTTCAGGCACAGGTTCCCAATTGGATCCCTCTTAATAAAGATTTGGTTGTAATACTTTCGGGAGTAGTAGAGATACTATTAGGTTTGTCGATGCTGTTTTTGACGAACTATAAAGCTAAGGTCGGAATTGCACTTGCCGTATTTTACATTTTAATTTTTCCTGGGAATATTGCGCAATATGTAAACGGAACTCCTGCTTTTGGTCTTGATACTGATCAGGCTCGCTTGATCCGGTTATTTTTTCAGCCTGTTTTGATTTTTTTAGCGTTATGGTCTACCGGAGCCTTATTCGACAATAAAAAGGTATAA
- a CDS encoding SulP family inorganic anion transporter has product MKKVFQLFDFTQKVNYKNEILAGLTVAMTMIPESLSFAILAGFPPLAGLYAAFIAGLVTAIFGGRPGMISGGAGATVIVLIALMKSHGIEYVFAAVALGGVVQICIGLFKLGKFIRLVPQPVMFGFVNGLAVVIFMSQLEQFKTIVNGRVSWLQGTPLYIMLGLVALTIAIVMIFPKITKTIPASLVAIMVVFALVIVFNIETKTVADIASVKGGFPPFHIPNIPFSFETFKVIFPYSVIVAAVGLTEGLLTLNLVDEITGTRGNSNRECIAQGSSNILNGFFYGMGGCPMIAQTLVNLGAGSRARLSGIIGALTILIIILFGAPVIGRLPMAALVGVMMMVAITTFERASFKVINKMPRHDIFVGILVAVITIVLHNLALAVLIGVIISALVFAWESAKRIQAKNHIDENGIKHYVIYGPLFFGSTTTFMESFDIQNDPNHIIVDFKESRVADMSAIEALNNLTKKYNQLNKVVELKHLSEDSRQLLKNADAIIDVNVIEDPTYKVVSS; this is encoded by the coding sequence ATGAAAAAAGTTTTCCAACTCTTCGATTTTACCCAAAAGGTCAATTATAAAAATGAAATTTTAGCCGGTTTAACCGTAGCTATGACAATGATTCCTGAATCATTATCGTTTGCAATTTTAGCCGGATTCCCACCTTTAGCTGGTTTATACGCTGCTTTTATAGCTGGTTTGGTTACAGCAATTTTTGGCGGAAGACCCGGAATGATTTCCGGTGGGGCAGGAGCAACCGTGATTGTGTTAATCGCGTTGATGAAATCGCATGGAATAGAATATGTTTTTGCTGCCGTTGCTCTTGGAGGTGTAGTACAGATTTGCATTGGGCTTTTTAAACTCGGAAAGTTTATTAGATTAGTTCCGCAGCCCGTTATGTTTGGTTTCGTAAACGGATTGGCAGTTGTAATTTTCATGTCGCAATTGGAGCAGTTTAAAACAATAGTTAATGGTCGGGTTTCCTGGTTGCAGGGAACTCCTTTATATATTATGCTAGGTTTAGTTGCATTGACAATTGCAATTGTTATGATTTTTCCAAAGATTACAAAAACAATTCCGGCATCTTTGGTTGCTATTATGGTAGTTTTTGCATTGGTAATTGTTTTTAATATCGAAACTAAGACTGTAGCAGATATTGCTTCGGTTAAGGGCGGATTTCCTCCATTTCATATTCCGAATATTCCATTTTCTTTTGAGACTTTTAAAGTTATATTTCCATATTCGGTAATTGTGGCGGCAGTAGGTTTAACTGAAGGTTTGCTGACACTGAATTTGGTGGATGAAATTACCGGAACAAGAGGAAACAGCAATCGCGAATGTATTGCACAGGGAAGTTCAAATATTCTTAATGGTTTTTTCTACGGAATGGGAGGCTGTCCAATGATTGCACAGACTTTGGTAAATCTTGGCGCAGGTTCAAGAGCAAGACTTTCAGGAATTATTGGTGCTTTAACGATTTTAATTATTATTCTTTTCGGAGCTCCTGTAATTGGTAGATTACCAATGGCAGCGTTAGTTGGCGTAATGATGATGGTGGCAATTACTACTTTTGAACGGGCAAGTTTTAAAGTGATCAATAAAATGCCCCGACATGATATTTTCGTTGGGATTTTGGTTGCTGTGATTACAATAGTATTACACAATCTTGCTTTAGCTGTTTTAATAGGAGTAATTATTTCTGCTTTAGTCTTTGCCTGGGAAAGTGCTAAAAGAATTCAGGCCAAAAATCATATAGATGAAAATGGTATAAAACATTACGTGATTTATGGACCATTATTCTTTGGTTCTACAACAACTTTTATGGAGAGTTTTGATATCCAAAACGATCCAAATCATATTATAGTTGATTTTAAAGAAAGTCGTGTTGCAGATATGTCGGCTATTGAAGCTTTGAATAATCTGACCAAAAAGTACAATCAATTAAATAAAGTTGTCGAATTAAAACATTTAAGCGAAGACTCTCGTCAATTATTAAAAAATGCCGATGCGATTATTGATGTAAATGTAATTGAAGATCCTACGTACAAAGTAGTTTCGTCATAA
- the groL gene encoding chaperonin GroEL (60 kDa chaperone family; promotes refolding of misfolded polypeptides especially under stressful conditions; forms two stacked rings of heptamers to form a barrel-shaped 14mer; ends can be capped by GroES; misfolded proteins enter the barrel where they are refolded when GroES binds) → MAKDIKFDIEARDGLKRGVDALANAVKVTLGPKGRNVIIGKSFGGPTVTKDGVSVAKEIELKDPLENMGAQMVKEVASKTNDLAGDGTTTATVLAQAIVKEGLKNVAAGANPMDLKRGIDKAVEAIVADLAKQAKVVGSDSDKIKQIAAISANNDEVIGELIATAFAKVGKEGVITVEEAKGTDTFVDVVEGMQFDRGYLSPYFVTNPEKMEVELDSPYILLYDKKVSSLKELLPVLEPVAQSGKPLLIIAEDVDGEALSTLVVNKLRGALKIAAVKAPGFGDRRKAMLEDIAILTGGTVISEERGYTLENTTIEMLGTAKRVSIDKDNTTIVSGAGEADIIKNRVNQIKGQMETTTSDYDKEKLQERLAKLAGGVAVLYVGAASEVEMKEKKDRVDDALHATRAAVEEGIVAGGGVALLRAKAALADLKADNADEATGIQIVSRAVESPLRTIVENAGLEGSVVVAKVGEGSGDFGYNAKTDEYVDMLKAGIIDPKKVTRVALENAASVSGMILTTECALIDIKEENTGGGMPMGGGMPGMM, encoded by the coding sequence ATGGCAAAAGATATAAAATTTGATATTGAAGCACGTGACGGATTAAAACGCGGTGTTGATGCATTGGCAAATGCCGTAAAAGTAACCCTTGGACCAAAAGGGCGTAACGTAATTATCGGTAAATCATTTGGTGGACCAACAGTTACAAAAGATGGTGTTTCTGTTGCTAAAGAAATCGAATTAAAAGACCCACTAGAAAACATGGGCGCGCAAATGGTTAAAGAAGTTGCTTCTAAAACCAATGATTTAGCGGGTGACGGAACTACAACTGCTACAGTTTTAGCTCAGGCAATCGTAAAAGAAGGTCTTAAAAACGTTGCTGCAGGTGCAAACCCAATGGATTTAAAACGCGGTATCGATAAAGCAGTTGAAGCTATCGTTGCTGACTTGGCAAAACAAGCCAAAGTGGTTGGAAGTGATTCTGACAAAATCAAACAAATTGCTGCAATCTCCGCAAACAATGATGAAGTTATTGGTGAATTAATTGCTACAGCTTTTGCTAAAGTTGGAAAAGAAGGTGTTATTACTGTTGAAGAAGCTAAAGGAACAGACACTTTCGTGGATGTTGTTGAAGGTATGCAGTTTGACAGAGGATATCTTTCTCCTTACTTCGTAACAAACCCGGAAAAAATGGAAGTTGAATTAGACTCTCCATACATCTTATTATACGACAAAAAAGTATCTTCTTTAAAAGAATTACTACCTGTTTTAGAGCCAGTTGCACAATCAGGGAAACCATTATTGATTATTGCTGAAGATGTTGATGGTGAAGCGCTTTCTACTTTAGTAGTAAACAAATTAAGAGGAGCCCTTAAAATTGCTGCTGTTAAAGCTCCAGGCTTTGGAGACAGAAGAAAAGCAATGTTAGAAGATATCGCAATCTTAACTGGCGGAACTGTAATTTCTGAAGAAAGAGGTTATACTTTAGAAAACACAACTATCGAAATGTTAGGAACTGCAAAAAGGGTTTCTATTGACAAAGATAACACTACAATTGTAAGTGGTGCTGGTGAAGCTGATATCATCAAAAACAGAGTAAACCAAATCAAAGGTCAGATGGAAACCACAACATCTGATTATGATAAAGAAAAATTACAGGAGCGTTTGGCTAAATTAGCCGGAGGTGTTGCAGTTCTTTACGTAGGTGCAGCTTCTGAAGTAGAAATGAAGGAGAAAAAAGACAGAGTTGATGACGCTTTACACGCGACTCGTGCTGCTGTTGAAGAAGGAATTGTTGCCGGTGGTGGTGTTGCTTTATTAAGAGCAAAAGCTGCTTTGGCAGACCTTAAAGCGGATAACGCTGATGAGGCAACAGGAATTCAGATTGTTTCTCGTGCAGTTGAATCTCCATTGAGAACTATTGTTGAAAATGCAGGTCTTGAGGGCTCTGTAGTTGTGGCAAAAGTTGGTGAAGGTTCTGGTGATTTTGGATATAATGCCAAAACTGACGAATACGTAGACATGCTTAAAGCAGGAATTATCGATCCTAAAAAAGTAACTCGTGTGGCATTAGAAAATGCTGCTTCTGTTTCTGGAATGATCTTAACTACAGAATGTGCATTAATTGATATTAAAGAAGAAAATACCGGAGGTGGAATGCCAATGGGAGGCGGAATGCCGGGAATGATGTAA
- a CDS encoding co-chaperone GroES: MALNIKPLSDRVLIEPVAAETKTASGIFIPDTAKEKPQKGTVVAVGNGSKDHTMTVKVGDTVLYGKYAGTELKLEGTDYLIMREDDILAII, encoded by the coding sequence ATGGCCTTAAACATTAAACCGCTTTCAGATCGCGTACTTATCGAGCCAGTAGCTGCAGAAACTAAAACTGCATCAGGAATCTTTATTCCGGATACTGCGAAAGAAAAACCACAAAAAGGAACTGTAGTTGCAGTTGGAAACGGATCTAAAGATCACACTATGACCGTTAAAGTTGGTGACACTGTTCTTTATGGTAAATATGCCGGAACAGAATTAAAACTGGAAGGAACTGATTATTTGATCATGCGTGAGGATGATATCTTAGCGATAATCTAA
- the secG gene encoding preprotein translocase subunit SecG, translated as MSTFSIFLVLITIVCFLLIIVIMVQNPKGGGLSSTISGTQMLGGVQKTTDFLDKSTWTLATILIALILLSSLSFTGSLSDTDSKIIEKTEAPAATTPAAPAQETPAPATPAAK; from the coding sequence ATGAGCACATTTTCAATTTTTTTAGTTTTAATCACAATAGTTTGTTTTCTATTGATTATAGTAATTATGGTCCAAAATCCTAAAGGTGGAGGATTATCATCTACAATTAGCGGAACTCAAATGTTAGGTGGAGTACAAAAAACAACAGACTTTTTAGACAAAAGCACCTGGACATTAGCGACTATTTTGATTGCTTTAATTTTGCTTTCAAGTTTAAGTTTTACAGGATCACTGAGTGATACTGATTCTAAAATTATTGAAAAAACAGAAGCGCCTGCTGCTACTACACCAGCTGCTCCGGCTCAGGAAACTCCTGCTCCTGCAACTCCAGCAGCTAAATAA
- a CDS encoding tetratricopeptide repeat protein, producing the protein MNVTNYTYLINKPDAITEKQTEALGSVLIEFPYFQSARALRLKGLYNQNSFKYNYALKVTAAHTSDRSVLFDFITSETFTSIQGEFYDRKLRDLLNITVFDSEIVLAEEKKKLAELRIDPVEKSILDSIKEATTITTFEEPVKGKEKTIEPVSEQSILDSFEEVTNVTFKEPVKIEEKSIEPVSEQAILDSFKEITDTTFEEAVKIEDNPIDSIIEQPTLESFKEVVPTIEETPVIEPIPVKKEGIRTFFEEIVEEEILEELPEVRVEPIEKSIYNSLQEATTVIFEEVTAEQPKETEVSETIKTAEENLEIGKPLDFSVNEKHSFQEWLQLARPEPIDRTNEGPIEAAKTETNVENIVENEMIDEEKKKKAEIIDKFIETNPKISPIKQTAINPAVQLDSNKEDNSYLMTETLARVYLEQKKYTKAIQAYEILILKYPEKITFFADRISDIKILQQNNNNNN; encoded by the coding sequence ATGAACGTAACTAATTATACTTATCTAATCAACAAACCTGATGCTATAACAGAAAAGCAGACAGAAGCATTAGGAAGTGTTTTAATTGAATTTCCTTATTTTCAAAGCGCCCGCGCATTGCGATTAAAAGGACTTTATAATCAAAACAGCTTTAAGTATAATTACGCTTTAAAAGTTACAGCTGCCCATACATCAGATCGTTCAGTTCTATTTGACTTCATTACCTCTGAGACTTTCACTTCCATTCAGGGAGAATTTTACGACCGTAAACTTAGAGATCTTTTAAACATAACCGTTTTTGACAGTGAAATTGTATTAGCAGAAGAAAAAAAGAAACTGGCAGAACTTCGTATTGATCCTGTTGAAAAGTCTATACTAGATTCAATTAAGGAAGCTACAACTATAACAACATTTGAAGAACCTGTAAAAGGTAAAGAAAAAACAATTGAACCTGTTTCCGAACAATCAATTTTAGACTCTTTTGAAGAAGTCACAAACGTGACTTTTAAGGAGCCTGTAAAAATAGAAGAAAAATCAATTGAGCCCGTTTCTGAACAAGCCATTTTAGATTCTTTTAAAGAAATAACAGACACTACTTTTGAAGAGGCTGTAAAAATTGAAGACAATCCAATTGATTCCATTATTGAGCAGCCAACATTAGAGTCTTTTAAAGAAGTAGTTCCAACTATTGAAGAAACACCAGTTATTGAACCTATACCTGTTAAAAAGGAAGGAATAAGAACTTTTTTTGAGGAAATTGTAGAGGAGGAAATTTTAGAAGAACTTCCTGAAGTAAGAGTTGAACCCATTGAAAAGTCCATATATAATTCATTACAAGAAGCTACAACAGTTATTTTTGAAGAAGTTACTGCTGAACAACCAAAAGAAACTGAAGTATCTGAAACAATAAAAACGGCCGAGGAAAATCTGGAAATAGGAAAACCGTTGGATTTTTCAGTTAATGAAAAACATTCTTTCCAGGAATGGTTGCAATTAGCAAGACCAGAACCAATTGACAGGACAAATGAAGGTCCGATAGAAGCTGCAAAGACAGAAACAAATGTTGAAAACATAGTCGAAAACGAAATGATTGACGAAGAAAAAAAGAAAAAAGCAGAAATAATCGATAAGTTCATCGAAACAAATCCCAAAATTTCACCTATAAAACAAACCGCAATAAATCCTGCGGTACAACTTGACTCAAATAAGGAAGATAATTCTTATTTAATGACAGAAACCCTGGCGAGAGTATATTTGGAGCAAAAAAAATACACAAAGGCAATACAAGCATATGAAATATTAATTTTGAAATATCCGGAAAAAATTACTTTCTTTGCAGACCGCATATCAGACATAAAGATTTTACAACAAAATAACAATAACAATAATTAA
- a CDS encoding sigma-54 interaction domain-containing protein, whose product METVQAIKQRFEIIGNDPKLNRAIEKAIQVAPTDISVMVTGESGVGKENIPRIIHSLSHRKHGKYIAVNCGAIPEGTIDSELFGHEKGAFTGATSTREGYFEVADGGTIFLDEVGELPLTTQVRLLRVLENGEFIKVGSSQVQKTNVRIVAATNVNLFNAIEKGKFREDLYYRLSTVEITLPPLRERNEDIHLLFRKFVADFAHKYKMPPLRLDDGAIQLLQKFRWSGNIRQLRNVAEQISVLETNRDINLATLQSYLPAEGSNLPSVISDSKKESDFSTERDILYKVLFDMKSDLNDLKKLTLELMKNGSSKGQDINPNLIQKIYGNQQNDSEIDFEEEPRTAVMAPTTHEDSYHIQDHNNYLDAETIEEEEILRLEQKEIEMIKKSLEKNKGKRKAAADELGISERTLYRKIKQFDL is encoded by the coding sequence ATGGAAACAGTTCAGGCAATAAAACAACGATTTGAGATTATAGGTAATGATCCAAAGTTAAATCGTGCTATCGAAAAAGCCATTCAGGTTGCTCCAACTGATATTTCGGTTATGGTGACTGGGGAAAGTGGTGTTGGTAAAGAAAATATTCCTAGAATTATACACTCGCTTTCGCACAGAAAGCATGGTAAATATATTGCCGTAAACTGCGGAGCTATTCCGGAAGGAACAATTGACAGTGAGCTTTTTGGCCATGAAAAAGGTGCTTTTACAGGTGCTACAAGTACACGTGAAGGTTATTTTGAAGTGGCTGACGGCGGAACAATTTTTCTTGATGAAGTTGGCGAATTGCCACTAACCACTCAGGTTAGATTACTCCGTGTTCTGGAAAATGGTGAATTTATAAAAGTAGGTTCATCTCAGGTTCAAAAAACGAATGTGAGAATTGTTGCTGCAACTAATGTTAATTTGTTCAACGCCATCGAAAAAGGAAAATTTCGTGAGGATTTGTATTATCGTCTAAGTACTGTCGAGATTACATTACCGCCTTTACGCGAAAGAAACGAAGACATTCATTTATTGTTCCGAAAGTTTGTAGCCGATTTTGCCCATAAATACAAAATGCCGCCTTTGAGACTGGATGATGGTGCAATTCAGCTTTTACAGAAATTCAGATGGAGCGGAAATATTCGTCAGCTTCGAAATGTAGCGGAACAGATTTCAGTATTAGAAACCAATCGTGATATTAATCTTGCGACTTTACAATCTTATCTACCTGCCGAAGGAAGCAACCTGCCTTCTGTAATCAGCGACAGCAAAAAAGAAAGTGACTTCAGCACTGAAAGGGATATATTATATAAGGTTCTTTTTGATATGAAAAGCGACCTGAATGATTTGAAAAAACTCACTTTAGAACTCATGAAAAATGGTTCGTCAAAAGGTCAGGATATTAATCCAAATTTGATTCAGAAAATATATGGCAATCAGCAGAACGATAGCGAAATTGATTTTGAAGAAGAACCAAGAACTGCTGTAATGGCACCGACAACACATGAAGATAGTTATCACATACAAGATCACAATAATTATTTAGACGCTGAAACGATTGAAGAAGAAGAAATTTTACGTTTAGAACAAAAAGAAATCGAAATGATTAAAAAGTCATTAGAGAAAAACAAAGGAAAACGAAAAGCTGCTGCTGATGAATTAGGCATTTCTGAAAGAACATTGTATAGAAAAATTAAACAATTCGATTTGTAA
- a CDS encoding GxxExxY protein, whose protein sequence is MNATTEYYYKKEENYQIVGICMEVHRLLGPGLLEIVYKDALEVEFKNHRIPYQREKEFAIEYKGVILPHKFYADFVIYDDIILEVKSVKEICNDHLAQTLNYMKIADTPVGIIANFQNKSLIHKRLINS, encoded by the coding sequence ATGAATGCTACAACTGAATATTATTATAAAAAAGAGGAGAACTACCAAATAGTAGGCATCTGTATGGAAGTACACAGATTATTAGGTCCAGGTTTACTCGAAATTGTATATAAAGATGCATTAGAAGTCGAATTCAAAAATCATAGAATTCCATATCAACGAGAAAAGGAATTTGCAATTGAATATAAAGGAGTTATTTTGCCTCATAAATTTTATGCCGATTTTGTAATTTATGATGACATCATTTTAGAAGTGAAATCTGTAAAAGAAATATGCAATGATCATCTCGCACAGACCTTAAATTATATGAAAATAGCTGATACCCCTGTTGGAATAATCGCAAACTTTCAAAATAAATCATTAATACATAAACGATTAATAAATTCATAA
- the miaB gene encoding tRNA (N6-isopentenyl adenosine(37)-C2)-methylthiotransferase MiaB → MEKIIEESKQGESLVLENKPENTKKLFIESYGCAMNFSDSEVVASILSDGGYNTTSVLEEADLVLVNTCSIRDKAEQTIRKRLEKYNAVKRTNPKMKVGVLGCMAERLKSQFLEEEKIVDLVVGPDAYKDLPNLLAEVEEGRDAINVILSKEETYGDISPVRLMSNGITALVSITRGCDNMCTFCVVPFTRGRERSREPQSIMAEIQDLWSKGYKEVTLLGQNVDSYLWYGGGLKKDFVNASEMQKATAVDFDQLLEMVAIGFPKMRIRFSTSNPQDMHESILHVMAKYPNICKHIHLPVQSGSNRILKEMNRLHSREEYMALIDKIRAIVPEASISQDMIAGFPTETEEDHQDTMSLMEYVKYNFGYMYSYSERPGTLAGRKMEDDVPEETKARRLQEIVDLQQKHAWFRSEEFVGKTVEVLVEKVSKKSEDEFSGRNSQSITVVFPKENYKIGDFVNVKITSCTSGTLKGEAVGYSEMN, encoded by the coding sequence ATGGAAAAGATTATTGAAGAAAGCAAACAAGGCGAAAGTCTTGTTTTAGAAAATAAACCTGAGAATACTAAAAAACTTTTTATAGAAAGTTACGGCTGTGCGATGAATTTCTCGGACAGTGAAGTCGTAGCTTCCATTTTGTCTGACGGAGGATATAACACTACTTCCGTTTTAGAAGAAGCCGATTTGGTTTTGGTTAACACTTGCTCAATTCGTGACAAAGCTGAACAAACCATTCGTAAGCGTCTTGAAAAATACAACGCGGTAAAACGCACCAATCCAAAAATGAAAGTGGGCGTTCTTGGCTGCATGGCGGAACGTTTGAAAAGTCAGTTTTTGGAAGAAGAAAAAATTGTCGATCTAGTTGTTGGTCCTGATGCTTATAAAGATCTTCCGAATTTATTGGCGGAAGTTGAAGAAGGACGTGACGCCATAAATGTAATTTTATCAAAAGAGGAAACGTATGGAGATATTTCGCCAGTTCGTTTAATGAGTAACGGAATTACAGCTTTGGTTTCAATCACTCGTGGATGTGATAATATGTGTACGTTTTGTGTTGTCCCTTTTACACGTGGACGTGAGCGTAGTCGCGAACCGCAAAGCATCATGGCTGAAATTCAGGATTTATGGAGTAAAGGCTATAAAGAAGTTACACTTTTAGGTCAAAATGTTGACAGTTACCTTTGGTATGGAGGCGGTTTGAAAAAAGATTTTGTAAACGCTTCTGAAATGCAAAAAGCAACAGCTGTAGATTTTGATCAATTACTGGAAATGGTTGCTATTGGTTTCCCAAAAATGCGTATTCGATTTTCTACTTCAAATCCTCAGGATATGCATGAAAGCATTTTGCATGTTATGGCTAAATACCCGAATATCTGTAAACACATTCACTTGCCGGTTCAGTCTGGAAGCAACAGAATTCTAAAGGAAATGAATCGCTTACATTCTCGCGAAGAATACATGGCGCTGATTGACAAAATCAGGGCAATTGTTCCGGAAGCTTCAATTTCTCAGGATATGATTGCCGGTTTCCCAACAGAAACTGAAGAAGATCACCAAGATACAATGAGTTTGATGGAATATGTAAAATATAATTTCGGTTATATGTATTCGTATTCTGAACGTCCAGGAACTCTCGCCGGAAGAAAAATGGAAGATGATGTTCCGGAAGAAACCAAAGCCAGAAGATTACAGGAAATTGTGGATTTGCAGCAGAAACACGCCTGGTTTAGAAGTGAGGAATTCGTTGGGAAAACAGTTGAAGTTTTAGTTGAAAAAGTCTCTAAAAAATCGGAAGACGAATTTTCTGGAAGAAATTCTCAAAGCATTACAGTGGTTTTCCCGAAAGAGAATTATAAAATTGGGGATTTTGTAAACGTAAAAATCACAAGTTGTACAAGTGGAACTCTTAAAGGTGAAGCTGTGGGATATTCTGAAATGAATTAA